In Halorussus limi, a genomic segment contains:
- a CDS encoding chemotaxis protein CheW, with protein sequence MSGDISAATPPETTENRREWVEFVRFPLGGRAYGLELGRVEQIVSDPDVTPVPQTGPAIAGVTNLGSELPVVVDAGALLGLADGAPADEATLLLLDRGDARPTGLLVEEVTGIDAHHVDTVAVPHEAAWDPPVGRRWFRAVVEASERTDEPIGVLDLDVLVANARDQS encoded by the coding sequence ATGAGCGGCGACATCAGCGCGGCGACGCCGCCCGAGACCACCGAGAACCGACGCGAGTGGGTCGAGTTCGTCCGATTCCCGCTCGGCGGGCGTGCCTACGGACTGGAACTCGGCCGGGTCGAGCAGATAGTCTCCGACCCCGACGTGACGCCGGTTCCCCAGACCGGTCCGGCCATCGCGGGCGTGACCAACCTCGGGAGCGAACTGCCGGTCGTCGTGGACGCCGGCGCCCTGCTGGGTCTCGCGGACGGAGCGCCGGCCGACGAGGCGACGCTCCTCCTGCTGGACCGGGGCGACGCCCGGCCGACCGGCCTGCTGGTCGAGGAGGTGACGGGCATCGACGCCCACCACGTCGATACCGTCGCGGTGCCCCACGAGGCCGCGTGGGACCCGCCGGTCGGACGGCGGTGGTTCCGGGCCGTGGTCGAGGCGTCCGAGCGCACCGACGAGCCAATCGGGGTCCTCGACCTCGACGTTCTCGTCGCCAACGCGAGGGATCAATCGTGA
- a CDS encoding chemotaxis protein CheC, translating into MTPENDAAEQTDRADEETGASDRSGDQRAPADDRESTADPDPAASADEPSIPLETLAVLNWLGDEGVSGVESRLNDVLDDDLSVTTEQVKIGYADQATVASQFRGEDRAGARVLLSKPLVGNVLVVFPMDSANKAAALMLQRAVEDLSSVSTEMGRDALTELCNMMANGFVDEWATLFETTIDTGSPVPVQDPERTLVARILKQYGVGLFIRSRLRIPRHDVDAAIYMFPGKQEFVTKLSAVDLEVIE; encoded by the coding sequence GTGACGCCCGAAAACGACGCCGCCGAGCAGACCGACCGGGCGGACGAGGAGACGGGCGCGAGCGACCGCTCGGGCGACCAGCGAGCGCCAGCGGACGACCGCGAGTCGACGGCCGACCCCGACCCGGCGGCGAGCGCCGACGAGCCGTCGATTCCGCTCGAAACGCTGGCGGTGCTGAACTGGTTGGGCGACGAGGGCGTCAGCGGGGTCGAGTCCCGACTCAACGACGTGCTGGACGACGACCTGTCAGTGACGACCGAGCAGGTCAAAATCGGCTACGCCGACCAAGCGACCGTCGCCAGCCAGTTCCGGGGCGAGGACCGCGCCGGGGCGCGGGTCCTGCTGAGCAAGCCGCTGGTCGGGAACGTGCTGGTCGTGTTCCCGATGGACAGCGCGAACAAGGCCGCGGCGCTGATGCTCCAGCGGGCGGTCGAGGACCTCTCGTCGGTCTCGACCGAGATGGGCCGGGACGCGCTGACCGAACTCTGCAACATGATGGCCAACGGGTTCGTCGACGAGTGGGCCACGCTGTTCGAGACGACCATCGACACGGGGTCGCCGGTCCCGGTGCAGGACCCCGAGCGGACCCTCGTCGCGCGCATCCTCAAGCAGTACGGGGTCGGCCTGTTCATCCGGTCGCGGCTACGAATCCCCAGACACGACGTGGACGCGGCGATATACATGTTCCCCGGCAAGCAGGAGTTCGTCACGAAGCTCTCGGCGGTCGACCTCGAGGTGATAGAGTGA
- a CDS encoding chemotaxis protein CheD, with protein MKTYESNPDDPDRERRFVGVSEYEVVGDGSTLAAYGLGACVGLAVYDPENAVGGLAHAMLPRQSEGDGTSEGKYVDAAVETMLREAVSAGASYGALEGYVVGGSDLLDLRELPREVSDDNVATAREAFAELDVPVEGADVGGGRGRTVEFDTGTGRIAVLTAYDPEPILLRVGEDDEDGS; from the coding sequence GTGAAGACGTACGAGTCGAACCCCGACGACCCCGACCGCGAGCGCCGGTTCGTCGGCGTCTCGGAGTACGAGGTCGTGGGCGACGGGTCGACGCTCGCGGCCTACGGTCTCGGCGCGTGCGTCGGCCTCGCGGTCTACGACCCCGAGAACGCGGTCGGCGGCCTCGCCCACGCGATGCTCCCCCGCCAGTCGGAGGGCGACGGCACCAGCGAGGGCAAGTACGTCGACGCCGCGGTCGAGACGATGCTCCGCGAAGCGGTCTCGGCGGGCGCGAGTTACGGGGCGCTGGAGGGGTACGTCGTCGGCGGGAGCGACCTGCTCGACCTCCGGGAACTCCCCCGGGAGGTCAGCGACGACAACGTCGCGACCGCCCGCGAGGCGTTCGCGGAACTCGACGTGCCGGTCGAGGGCGCGGACGTGGGCGGCGGCCGCGGCCGGACCGTGGAGTTCGACACCGGGACGGGCCGCATCGCGGTCCTGACCGCGTACGACCCCGAACCGATTCTGCTCCGCGTGGGCGAGGACGACGAAGACGGGTCGTAG
- a CDS encoding pyridoxal-phosphate-dependent aminotransferase family protein, with protein sequence MTQRDELLMTPGPTAVPPDVLDAMARPPVNPDVQAEFSPFYRDLLDKLARVYDTDDDVLVLSGEGMLGLEASVASLVAPGDEVLCLANGIFGEGFADFVEMQDGDPVVHDAPADAGFDPEAVKELVEDRDFAVATMVHCETPTGVLNDLGEVLGVLQDAGVLTVVDAVSSLGGTPVPTDRIDVCLGASQKCFSSPAGLTTLSVSDAAWSKVEETEQNSFYASLEPWRDADIPEDAPPHLPYTHAVSNLYALDASLDRLLDEGLGEVYDRHEAVAAQCRERGRDLGLEPFAESDALCSPTVTAFRTESRAGELQERLADDRGVVVATGLGDLADDVLRVGHMGYNADPDRVERTMDALADVLD encoded by the coding sequence ATGACCCAACGCGACGAACTGCTGATGACGCCCGGCCCGACCGCCGTCCCGCCGGACGTGCTGGACGCGATGGCTCGCCCGCCGGTCAACCCCGACGTGCAGGCCGAGTTCTCGCCGTTCTACCGCGACCTGCTCGACAAACTGGCGCGGGTCTACGACACCGACGACGACGTGTTGGTGCTGAGCGGCGAGGGGATGCTCGGACTGGAGGCCAGCGTCGCCTCGCTGGTCGCGCCCGGCGACGAGGTGCTGTGTCTCGCCAACGGCATCTTCGGCGAGGGGTTCGCGGACTTCGTGGAGATGCAGGACGGCGACCCCGTGGTCCACGACGCGCCCGCCGACGCCGGATTCGACCCGGAAGCGGTGAAGGAACTGGTCGAGGACCGCGACTTCGCGGTGGCGACGATGGTCCACTGCGAGACGCCGACCGGCGTCCTGAACGACCTCGGCGAGGTTCTGGGCGTCCTACAGGACGCGGGCGTCCTGACCGTCGTGGACGCCGTCTCGTCGCTCGGCGGGACGCCGGTCCCGACCGACCGCATCGACGTGTGTCTGGGCGCGTCCCAGAAGTGCTTCAGTTCCCCCGCGGGTCTCACCACGCTGTCGGTCAGCGACGCGGCGTGGTCGAAGGTCGAGGAGACCGAACAGAACAGCTTCTACGCCAGTCTCGAACCGTGGCGGGACGCCGACATCCCGGAGGACGCGCCGCCGCACCTGCCGTACACCCACGCGGTGTCGAACCTCTACGCGCTGGACGCCTCGCTCGACCGACTGCTGGACGAGGGTCTGGGGGAAGTCTACGACCGCCACGAGGCGGTCGCCGCGCAGTGCCGCGAGCGCGGCCGGGACCTCGGACTCGAACCGTTCGCGGAGTCGGACGCGCTCTGCTCGCCGACCGTGACCGCGTTCCGGACGGAGAGTCGGGCCGGCGAACTGCAGGAGCGACTGGCGGACGACCGCGGCGTCGTCGTGGCGACCGGTCTCGGCGACCTCGCGGACGACGTGCTCCGGGTCGGGCACATGGGGTACAACGCCGACCCGGACCGCGTCGAGCGCACGATGGACGCGCTGGCCGACGTTCTCGACTGA
- a CDS encoding bacterio-opsin activator domain-containing protein → MDAADSLADTLAVFDRADSPSTPYTTSEVADELDCSRRTAYNRLERLAESGDLETKKVGARGRVWWRPPDPTDGGSDDAAEDDASVDDATRLREQVRRLERQREDLRRELDELFERIDDAFLALDDDLRVTYVNERAESLLDVAATDLLGRPIHDELEPGVHSERLFQEALETQESATFEEFHEPLDRWFEAHVYPSDTGLSVYFRDVTERKERERELERYETVVETLWDGVYALDEDERFVMANRRFLDMTGYDREELLGRPIHLVHGESVNEVAAESSSTVATSDPEGATLEFDLRRKDGETIPVESRFGPYGPDDRYAWTGVTRDVSDRKRFEETLKSLHDSSRELLGAKSREEVGEIAANAATDVLDLPGVIVYRHDAADGRLRPAERSVEADFMRDEFPDVSADDSTITGSAFVGGDPVHHDDVLDAPNLGVDPDGTRMRAGSFVPMGDHGVLVVGSREPGEFDHRTRQLVELLAANAEAAYDRVARETQLVRHREQLTALNNLNAVVRDINEALVQQSTREQVEQVVCDRLADAESYEFAWFGTVDTQSETVELTAEAGVENYLDGVEISIDPDDATARGPTGRAVRTEEMQVTGDVFEDPDYESWRDHARVHGFRSSAAIPVTYEDTLYGVLNVYADRVGAFEGDERRVVRQLGEVVGHAIASIERKRALMSDEMVELEFRIRDVFESVGLPESEGTISFDRAVPVGDDVFIEYGTATNDAIETLTALPEQLPYWEEVTPVREQFGTTTFEARLTEPPVVSMVASAGGYIESASIEGGDYHMTLHFPPTVDVRSVVERVRDAYPTVEVVTRRQVSRTSESLRRLDEVLTDEMTDRQRTALETAYFAGFFEWPRESSAQDVAESLGVADATFHQHVRLAENKLLGALFEQPATSIR, encoded by the coding sequence ATGGACGCCGCGGACTCCCTCGCAGACACCCTCGCGGTCTTCGACCGTGCGGACTCCCCTTCGACGCCGTACACGACGAGCGAAGTCGCCGACGAACTCGACTGTTCGCGCCGGACCGCCTACAACCGCCTCGAACGACTCGCCGAGAGTGGCGACCTCGAAACCAAGAAGGTCGGCGCGCGCGGCCGGGTCTGGTGGCGGCCCCCGGACCCGACAGACGGTGGGAGCGACGACGCGGCCGAAGACGACGCGTCCGTAGACGACGCGACCCGACTCAGAGAGCAGGTCCGCCGACTCGAACGCCAGCGCGAGGACCTGCGCCGCGAACTCGACGAGTTGTTCGAGCGCATCGACGACGCGTTCCTCGCGCTCGACGACGACCTGCGCGTCACCTACGTCAACGAACGCGCCGAGTCCCTGCTCGACGTGGCGGCGACCGACCTCCTCGGCCGCCCCATCCACGACGAGTTGGAACCGGGAGTGCACTCCGAGCGACTCTTCCAAGAGGCGTTGGAGACCCAAGAGTCGGCCACCTTCGAGGAGTTTCACGAACCGCTCGACCGGTGGTTCGAGGCTCACGTCTACCCCTCCGACACGGGCCTGTCGGTGTATTTCCGGGACGTGACCGAGCGCAAGGAGCGCGAGCGCGAACTCGAACGCTACGAGACGGTGGTCGAGACCCTCTGGGACGGCGTCTACGCGCTAGACGAGGACGAGCGGTTCGTGATGGCCAACCGGCGGTTCCTCGACATGACGGGGTACGACCGAGAGGAACTGCTCGGTCGGCCGATTCACCTCGTCCACGGGGAGTCGGTCAACGAAGTCGCAGCGGAGTCGAGTTCGACGGTGGCGACGAGCGACCCCGAGGGGGCCACGCTGGAGTTCGACCTCCGGCGGAAGGACGGCGAGACGATTCCGGTCGAGAGCAGGTTCGGGCCGTACGGTCCCGACGACAGGTACGCGTGGACCGGCGTCACTCGGGACGTCTCCGACCGCAAGCGGTTCGAGGAGACCCTGAAGTCGCTCCACGACTCCAGTCGGGAGTTGCTCGGCGCGAAGTCCCGCGAGGAGGTCGGCGAAATCGCGGCGAACGCCGCCACCGACGTCCTCGACCTGCCGGGCGTCATCGTCTACCGCCACGACGCCGCCGACGGCCGACTCCGGCCCGCCGAGCGGTCGGTCGAGGCCGACTTCATGCGAGACGAGTTTCCCGATGTCTCGGCCGACGACAGTACCATCACCGGGAGCGCGTTCGTCGGCGGCGACCCGGTCCACCACGACGACGTCCTCGACGCGCCGAACTTGGGCGTGGACCCCGACGGCACCCGGATGCGCGCCGGGTCGTTCGTGCCGATGGGCGACCACGGCGTCCTCGTCGTCGGGTCGCGCGAACCCGGCGAGTTCGACCACCGGACCCGCCAGTTGGTCGAACTGCTGGCCGCGAACGCCGAGGCGGCCTACGACCGGGTCGCCCGCGAGACCCAACTCGTGCGCCACCGCGAGCAGTTGACCGCGCTCAACAACCTGAACGCGGTCGTCCGCGACATCAACGAGGCGCTGGTCCAGCAGTCCACCCGCGAGCAGGTCGAGCAGGTCGTCTGCGACCGACTCGCCGACGCCGAGTCCTACGAGTTCGCGTGGTTCGGCACGGTGGACACCCAGTCGGAGACCGTCGAACTCACCGCCGAGGCGGGCGTCGAGAACTACCTCGACGGCGTGGAGATTTCGATAGACCCAGACGACGCGACCGCCAGAGGCCCGACAGGTCGGGCGGTCCGGACCGAGGAGATGCAGGTCACGGGCGACGTGTTCGAGGACCCCGACTACGAGTCGTGGCGCGACCACGCTCGGGTCCACGGCTTCCGGTCGTCGGCCGCGATTCCGGTCACGTACGAGGACACGCTGTACGGCGTGCTGAACGTCTACGCCGACCGCGTCGGCGCGTTCGAGGGCGACGAGCGGCGGGTGGTCCGGCAACTCGGCGAGGTGGTCGGCCACGCCATCGCCAGCATCGAGCGCAAGCGGGCGCTGATGAGCGACGAGATGGTCGAGTTGGAGTTCCGCATCCGGGACGTGTTCGAGTCGGTGGGCCTCCCCGAGAGCGAGGGCACCATCTCGTTCGACCGGGCGGTCCCGGTCGGCGACGACGTCTTCATCGAGTACGGCACCGCGACCAACGACGCGATAGAGACGCTGACGGCGTTGCCCGAGCAACTTCCGTACTGGGAGGAGGTGACGCCCGTCCGCGAACAGTTCGGAACGACCACCTTCGAGGCCCGCCTCACCGAACCGCCGGTCGTCTCGATGGTCGCGTCCGCGGGCGGCTACATCGAGAGCGCGTCCATCGAGGGCGGCGACTACCACATGACCCTCCACTTCCCGCCGACCGTCGACGTCCGGAGCGTGGTCGAACGCGTCCGGGACGCCTACCCCACGGTCGAAGTCGTCACCCGGCGGCAGGTCTCGCGGACGAGCGAGTCGCTCCGGCGACTCGACGAGGTGCTGACCGACGAGATGACCGACCGCCAGCGCACCGCGCTGGAGACGGCCTACTTCGCCGGGTTCTTCGAGTGGCCCCGCGAGAGCAGCGCCCAGGACGTCGCCGAATCGCTCGGCGTGGCCGACGCGACCTTCCACCAGCACGTCCGTCTGGCCGAGAACAAGCTTCTGGGCGCGCTGTTCGAGCAGCCAGCCACTAGTATCCGGTGA